Proteins co-encoded in one Cytophaga hutchinsonii ATCC 33406 genomic window:
- a CDS encoding T9SS type A sorting domain-containing protein codes for MKKFVTLFLALFFYVTCLHAQNCWKSVSVGDGYTLALKEDGTLWGWGLNNQGQLGNGTLVNKTVPTQIGTATNWSQISAAHNFSTALKNDGTIWAWGDNTFGQLADGTTTNKTAPIQIGTATNWQSVSAGYNHIAALASDATIWLWGNNYSGQLGDGTNTDKKSPLQIGTNEWKAIHAGSGYTIALKTDGTLWTWGNNTSGNLGNGTLADRNTPGKIGTAADWQKIYSAPMAMKADSLLWGWGYNGYGQLGNGLNGSLNNLKNPAQIGASHWKEVSPSGTHTLGIKGNGTLWAWGYNENGKLGDGTQTDRSLPTQIGTDSDWKMVNANYYHTMAIKTDGSLWAWGTNSNGQLGDGTKISKSSPTPVACSGIALSINTSLNETAIEVYPNPSQGFFLITVDPAATEHGVVRVLNMTGNIVLEKQFSEKQFEVDLTNQPEGIYYIQVQTDNTLLHTGKIIKRH; via the coding sequence ATGAAAAAATTCGTTACATTATTTTTAGCCTTGTTTTTTTACGTGACCTGTTTGCACGCGCAAAATTGCTGGAAATCTGTTTCCGTTGGGGACGGTTATACATTGGCGCTCAAAGAAGATGGTACGTTATGGGGCTGGGGATTAAATAATCAAGGACAGTTAGGTAACGGAACGTTAGTTAATAAAACTGTGCCTACACAAATCGGAACAGCAACGAACTGGTCACAGATTTCAGCGGCGCACAATTTCAGCACTGCGTTAAAAAATGACGGCACAATTTGGGCTTGGGGAGATAATACCTTCGGGCAGCTCGCAGATGGTACTACTACTAATAAAACAGCTCCCATTCAAATCGGTACAGCCACAAACTGGCAATCCGTATCAGCCGGATATAATCATATTGCAGCATTAGCCAGCGATGCAACGATATGGTTATGGGGTAATAATTATTCCGGACAGCTTGGAGACGGCACCAATACAGATAAAAAATCGCCGCTTCAGATTGGGACGAATGAATGGAAAGCAATACATGCCGGTTCAGGTTATACAATTGCCCTAAAAACAGATGGCACACTCTGGACATGGGGAAATAATACAAGCGGAAATTTAGGGAACGGTACGCTAGCAGATAGAAATACACCCGGTAAAATCGGAACCGCTGCGGACTGGCAAAAAATATATTCTGCTCCAATGGCTATGAAGGCTGACAGTCTGCTTTGGGGCTGGGGATATAATGGGTATGGTCAATTAGGAAATGGTCTAAACGGTTCATTAAATAACCTTAAAAACCCTGCTCAGATTGGAGCAAGCCATTGGAAAGAAGTTTCGCCAAGCGGTACACATACGTTGGGTATAAAAGGCAATGGTACACTTTGGGCATGGGGCTATAATGAAAATGGTAAATTAGGAGATGGTACACAAACAGATCGTTCGTTACCGACACAAATAGGAACAGACAGCGATTGGAAAATGGTAAATGCAAATTATTATCATACAATGGCTATTAAAACGGACGGGAGCCTTTGGGCCTGGGGTACAAATAGTAACGGGCAATTAGGGGATGGTACCAAAATATCCAAATCTTCTCCAACGCCTGTTGCATGCAGCGGTATTGCATTAAGCATTAATACCAGCTTGAATGAAACAGCTATAGAAGTATATCCAAACCCTTCACAGGGATTTTTTTTAATCACTGTTGATCCTGCTGCAACCGAACATGGAGTTGTACGTGTATTAAATATGACAGGAAATATTGTTCTTGAAAAACAATTCTCTGAAAAACAATTTGAGGTTGATCTTACAAACCAGCCGGAAGGCATATATTATATTCAGGTGCAAACAGACAATACACTACTGCATACAGGAAAAATAATAAAACGCCATTGA
- a CDS encoding IS3 family transposase, with protein MTVKGIASTLGYSRQYLYKMLKQELILIDRRKAIKQLVDTQRKQLPRLGGKKTYHIIKPFIDQAELKVGRDKLFSILRFYDMLIKPRRRYIQTTMSKHWLRKYPNIVKGLIIHRPEQVWVSDITYIKTDEGNCYLNMVTDAYSRKIMGYSIADSMDTESMIKAFEMGLKNRKYPDSKLIHHSDRGLQYCSKEYVALSNSNGVSISMTEQSDPYENALAERMNRTLKEEFGLGQKIITRQVAKELTEQAIQLYNNVRPHLSLKMKTPEMVH; from the coding sequence ATCACAGTAAAAGGTATAGCTTCAACGTTAGGTTATAGTCGTCAGTATTTATACAAAATGCTCAAGCAGGAGTTGATACTCATTGACAGAAGAAAGGCTATCAAACAACTGGTAGATACACAAAGAAAGCAGCTTCCTAGATTAGGAGGAAAAAAGACTTACCATATTATAAAGCCGTTTATTGATCAGGCAGAACTCAAAGTTGGCCGGGATAAACTCTTCTCAATATTAAGGTTTTATGATATGCTTATTAAGCCCAGGCGCAGATATATTCAAACAACGATGTCTAAGCATTGGCTCAGGAAATATCCCAATATAGTGAAAGGGCTCATCATACATAGACCTGAGCAGGTATGGGTTAGTGACATCACATACATAAAAACAGATGAAGGAAACTGCTATTTAAATATGGTCACTGATGCCTACAGCAGAAAAATAATGGGCTACTCTATAGCAGACTCTATGGATACAGAATCCATGATAAAAGCGTTTGAAATGGGATTGAAAAATAGAAAGTATCCTGATTCAAAATTGATTCATCATTCTGACAGAGGGCTTCAGTATTGCAGTAAAGAATATGTAGCATTGTCAAATAGCAATGGAGTAAGCATAAGTATGACCGAACAATCTGACCCTTATGAAAATGCGTTAGCTGAAAGGATGAATAGAACGCTCAAAGAAGAATTTGGATTAGGTCAAAAAATAATAACCAGACAAGTAGCAAAAGAGCTTACTGAGCAAGCAATACAATTATATAATAACGTAAGACCTCATTTATCATTAAAAATGAAAACGCCAGAAATGGTGCATTAA
- a CDS encoding IS3 family transposase, with protein sequence MEKTGKRVYVKRTQKDYSLAFKLQLVDEVEKGDLTYKQAQLKYGIQGRSTVLTWLRKHGRLDWKESDQMKKKAPNKQIKELERKLKRLEAEKEILNAAIDIADELFDTEIRKKYLPLSEAAFKEKGNKEDLSQ encoded by the coding sequence ATGGAAAAGACAGGAAAAAGAGTTTATGTAAAGCGGACTCAAAAAGATTACAGTTTAGCCTTTAAACTACAATTAGTAGATGAAGTAGAAAAAGGGGACTTAACCTACAAGCAGGCACAATTGAAATATGGTATCCAGGGAAGAAGTACCGTATTGACTTGGTTACGAAAACATGGTAGATTGGATTGGAAAGAATCTGACCAGATGAAAAAGAAGGCCCCCAATAAGCAAATCAAAGAACTGGAGCGTAAACTAAAACGCCTGGAAGCCGAGAAAGAAATTCTCAATGCCGCTATTGACATAGCAGATGAGCTGTTTGATACAGAAATCAGAAAAAAGTATTTGCCCCTCTCAGAAGCCGCTTTCAAAGAGAAGGGGAACAAAGAAGATTTATCACAGTAA